From a single Anaerolineales bacterium genomic region:
- a CDS encoding ABC transporter permease, which produces MLKRILPAIFSILFALLCWQLTVQMTGLPRFILPAPADVWSRFLRAFNDGSLLRHTSVTLIEIVLGLIVGILFATAVGYSLAKSRALEKVLAPYLVASQAIPIIAIAPLLVIWLGSGILSKVVICALIVFFPVLVNTIVGIRAVPPALYDMMHSLRATRWQILLKLEVPASLPVLLGGLRIGATLSVIGAIVGELVDANEGLGFLLKLGDFQYDTSMVFVAIFMLIALALTLYGVVTLLEKKFLKWQS; this is translated from the coding sequence ATGCTCAAACGCATCCTACCCGCCATATTCTCCATTCTCTTTGCCCTGCTGTGCTGGCAATTGACCGTGCAGATGACCGGTCTGCCGCGTTTCATCCTGCCCGCCCCCGCGGATGTGTGGTCTCGCTTTCTGCGCGCGTTTAACGACGGAAGTCTGCTTCGTCATACCAGCGTTACTTTGATCGAGATCGTGCTGGGATTGATCGTCGGCATTCTCTTCGCCACGGCGGTGGGATATTCGCTGGCAAAATCCCGCGCGCTGGAGAAGGTGCTCGCGCCATATCTTGTTGCGAGTCAGGCGATCCCCATCATTGCAATTGCACCGTTGCTGGTCATCTGGCTGGGAAGCGGGATCCTCTCGAAGGTGGTCATTTGCGCGTTGATTGTCTTCTTCCCCGTACTGGTCAACACCATCGTCGGCATCCGCGCCGTGCCGCCCGCCTTGTACGACATGATGCATTCCCTGCGTGCCACCCGCTGGCAGATCTTGCTCAAACTTGAAGTGCCTGCATCCCTGCCTGTGCTGTTGGGCGGATTACGCATCGGCGCGACGCTCTCGGTCATTGGAGCCATCGTCGGCGAACTGGTGGATGCGAACGAGGGGCTTGGCTTTCTGTTGAAGCTCGGCGATTTTCAGTACGATACGTCGATGGTGTTCGTGGCGATCTTCATGCTGATCGCGCTGGCGTTGACACTGTATGGCGTGGTGACATTGTTGGAAAAGAAGTTTTTGAAGTGGCAATCTTAA
- a CDS encoding valine--tRNA ligase → MTKELPKAYDFKATEDRIYAMWETGGYFQPTNDPNKDGFDPSIKPFVISIPPPNVTGELHLGHAMFVSVEDLMIRYHRMKGIPTLWVPGTDHAGIATQLMVERELLRSEEVTREELGREEFLKRTWDWKKKYGNIITTQIRRLGASCDWSRERFTLDDGLSRAVREAFVHLYEKGLIYRGPRLINWSPGLKTAVSDLEVEYSEEDAKLYYFKYMIKDSDEYIPVATIRPETILGDTAVAVHPEDERFKKFIGKTAIVPILGREIPIIADEYVSMEFGTGALKITPGHDPNDYDIAHRHGLPIISMLDKEAKVNEHGGKYQGLDRFEARKQLWADMKDADLVIKEEPYRTTIPRSQRGGEIVEPMISEQWFVKIESLAQAGLDAVKDGRIKIVPERFEKTYYNWLENIKDWCISRQLWWGHRIPVWYCPDGHQTCSREDPTECATCGSKDIRQDEDVLDTWFSSGLWPFSTLGWPDKTPDLKYFYPTAYMETGYDILFFWVARMIMMGLEFTGEAPFHTVYLHGLVRDEHGRKMSKTYGNVVDPLIVMDQFGTDALRFTLLVGSTPGNDMNLSVKKVESNRNFANKLWNAGRFVMSAVSGVTSQVPSADNQSLSTDGWTLADSWIWAKLQQLIRDVERQFQNFQYGQAGQQIYDFIWSDFADWYVEIAKEQMKNEATKAQTVETLARVFDISLRMLHPFTPFVTEEIWGHLRKSILESPISNIAKDWTPALIIAKFPEPRQAEGWEADKIADFELIQEIVRSIRNLRSEKSVAPSRKIAATISAGNKLDLLESQKPVIASLAGLDPSQVSILQSLTEKPADSAALVVGSVEIHLPLAGMVDLAEEKSRLEKELKEAESHIERLEKLLSSDFANKAPAALVQKERDKLAGYKDTTEKIKAQLK, encoded by the coding sequence ATGACAAAAGAACTACCCAAAGCCTACGACTTCAAAGCCACCGAAGACCGCATCTACGCGATGTGGGAGACGGGCGGATACTTCCAGCCGACGAACGACCCGAACAAGGACGGCTTCGACCCATCGATCAAGCCGTTCGTCATCTCCATCCCGCCGCCGAACGTGACCGGCGAATTGCATCTCGGTCATGCCATGTTCGTCAGCGTCGAAGACCTGATGATCCGCTACCACCGCATGAAGGGCATCCCCACGCTCTGGGTGCCCGGCACCGACCATGCAGGCATCGCCACGCAATTGATGGTGGAGCGCGAATTATTGAGAAGCGAAGAAGTGACGCGCGAAGAACTCGGACGCGAAGAATTTCTCAAACGTACCTGGGATTGGAAGAAGAAATACGGGAACATCATTACAACCCAGATACGACGACTCGGCGCATCCTGTGACTGGAGCCGCGAACGCTTCACCCTTGACGATGGGCTGAGCCGCGCGGTGCGGGAGGCGTTCGTCCACCTCTACGAAAAGGGACTGATCTATCGCGGTCCGCGCCTGATCAACTGGTCGCCGGGGCTCAAGACGGCTGTCTCCGACCTTGAAGTGGAATACAGCGAAGAAGATGCAAAGCTGTACTATTTCAAATATATGATCAAAGACTCGGATGAATATATCCCCGTCGCCACCATCCGCCCGGAGACAATCTTGGGCGATACCGCCGTGGCAGTGCATCCCGAAGACGAACGCTTCAAGAAATTCATCGGCAAGACCGCCATCGTGCCGATCCTCGGACGCGAAATCCCCATCATTGCGGATGAATATGTCAGCATGGAGTTCGGCACGGGCGCATTAAAGATCACGCCCGGTCACGACCCGAATGATTATGATATCGCGCATCGCCACGGACTGCCGATCATCTCCATGCTCGATAAGGAAGCAAAGGTCAACGAGCATGGCGGAAAATATCAGGGCTTGGATCGGTTCGAAGCGCGGAAACAACTCTGGGCGGATATGAAAGATGCGGATCTTGTCATCAAGGAAGAGCCGTACCGCACCACCATCCCTCGTTCCCAGCGCGGCGGCGAGATCGTCGAGCCGATGATCTCCGAGCAGTGGTTCGTGAAGATCGAATCACTGGCGCAGGCTGGCTTGGATGCCGTCAAAGATGGGCGCATCAAGATCGTGCCGGAGCGCTTCGAAAAGACCTATTACAACTGGCTTGAGAACATCAAGGATTGGTGCATCAGCCGTCAGTTGTGGTGGGGGCATCGCATCCCTGTGTGGTACTGCCCCGATGGACATCAGACCTGCTCACGCGAAGACCCGACCGAATGCGCCACCTGCGGCTCGAAAGACATCCGCCAGGATGAAGACGTGCTGGATACATGGTTCTCGTCCGGGCTGTGGCCCTTCTCCACGCTGGGCTGGCCCGATAAAACGCCCGACCTGAAATATTTCTATCCCACCGCCTACATGGAAACGGGCTACGACATTCTGTTCTTCTGGGTGGCGCGCATGATCATGATGGGACTTGAGTTCACAGGCGAAGCGCCGTTCCATACCGTGTATTTGCACGGACTTGTCCGCGATGAACATGGACGCAAGATGTCCAAGACCTACGGCAACGTGGTGGATCCGCTCATCGTGATGGACCAGTTCGGCACGGACGCGCTTCGCTTCACGCTGTTGGTTGGTTCCACGCCCGGAAACGACATGAACCTGTCGGTGAAGAAAGTGGAATCCAACCGCAACTTTGCGAATAAATTATGGAATGCTGGACGGTTTGTGATGAGTGCAGTGTCAGGTGTCACGTCTCAGGTGCCAAGTGCTGATAACCAATCACTGAGCACTGATGGCTGGACGCTGGCGGATTCCTGGATCTGGGCAAAACTGCAACAACTCATCCGTGACGTGGAGCGGCAGTTCCAGAACTTCCAATATGGGCAGGCTGGTCAGCAGATCTACGATTTCATCTGGTCCGACTTCGCGGACTGGTATGTGGAAATCGCCAAAGAGCAGATGAAGAACGAAGCAACCAAAGCGCAGACTGTGGAAACATTGGCGCGCGTGTTCGATATATCTTTACGGATGCTGCATCCCTTCACACCGTTCGTGACCGAAGAGATCTGGGGTCACCTGCGGAAGTCGATTCTCGAATCTCCAATCTCGAATATCGCCAAAGACTGGACTCCGGCACTCATCATTGCCAAATTCCCCGAACCGCGCCAAGCCGAAGGCTGGGAAGCGGACAAGATCGCCGACTTCGAGTTGATCCAGGAGATCGTGCGTTCGATCCGCAATCTGCGGTCGGAAAAAAGCGTTGCTCCCTCCAGAAAGATTGCCGCGACGATCTCAGCGGGGAACAAACTCGACCTGCTCGAAAGCCAGAAGCCTGTCATCGCCTCGCTTGCGGGACTTGACCCATCTCAAGTTTCCATTCTTCAGTCTCTGACGGAAAAACCCGCCGACTCCGCCGCACTCGTGGTTGGCTCGGTGGAGATCCATCTCCCGCTGGCTGGCATGGTGGATCTGGCGGAGGAGAAATCCCGTCTCGAAAAGGAACTCAAGGAAGCCGAGTCCCATATCGAACGGCTGGAAAAACTTTTATCGAGTGATTTTGCCAACAAAGCCCCTGCCGCGCTCGTCCAAAAGGAACGCGACAAACTGGCAGGGTATAAAGATACTACTGAAAAGATCAAAGCGCAGTTGAAGTAA
- a CDS encoding DNA adenine methylase — MAEIKSPLRYPGGKSRAVQRMKFLLPRDFDEYREPFVGGGSFFIYLKQKMPHLKIWINDLNPELFCFWKYAQIDAEKLAREISKIKKERTNGQELFDELTKIDLLTLSEFERAVRFFVLNRITFSGVVESGGYSNLAFTARFTESSIERLAKLSGLLDGVKITQLDYRELLAYGDKNVFTFLDPPYFKATKSRLYGKNGILHTTFNHDEFANEMKNCKHSWLITYDDSPEIRDNFPFAKIYEWELQYGMNNYKQGRAEKGNELFISNYDLPRLSKKTSYKQKEVAQLALFER, encoded by the coding sequence ATGGCTGAGATCAAGAGTCCACTTCGGTATCCCGGTGGAAAGTCCCGTGCAGTTCAAAGGATGAAATTCCTTCTACCTCGTGACTTTGATGAATATCGCGAGCCGTTCGTGGGCGGCGGGTCATTTTTTATCTATCTCAAACAAAAAATGCCCCACCTTAAGATTTGGATCAATGATTTGAATCCGGAACTCTTTTGTTTCTGGAAATATGCCCAAATCGATGCGGAAAAACTGGCGCGTGAAATATCGAAAATTAAGAAAGAGCGGACAAACGGGCAGGAACTGTTCGATGAATTGACAAAAATTGACCTGCTCACTTTGAGCGAGTTTGAACGTGCCGTCCGTTTCTTTGTACTGAATCGCATTACCTTTTCCGGCGTTGTTGAATCTGGTGGATATTCCAACCTTGCATTCACGGCGCGTTTCACGGAATCATCCATTGAGAGGCTTGCCAAATTAAGTGGTTTGTTGGATGGTGTAAAAATTACCCAATTGGATTACCGTGAACTTCTTGCGTATGGGGATAAAAACGTTTTTACCTTTCTTGACCCACCTTATTTCAAGGCGACAAAATCACGACTTTACGGCAAAAATGGCATCTTGCATACCACCTTTAATCATGATGAATTTGCAAATGAAATGAAGAATTGCAAACATTCATGGCTGATTACCTATGACGACTCGCCCGAAATCCGTGATAATTTTCCATTTGCAAAAATCTATGAATGGGAATTACAGTATGGAATGAACAACTATAAGCAAGGTAGGGCAGAGAAGGGAAATGAACTGTTCATTTCCAACTACGATCTTCCCAGATTGTCTAAAAAAACATCTTACAAACAAAAAGAGGTCGCACAGTTGGCTCTGTTTGAAAGATAA
- a CDS encoding sulfite exporter TauE/SafE family protein yields the protein MLTPLHFILITVAALLAGAINALAGGGTLITFPMLTFLGVPAVSANVTNTVALCPGYFGGTLAQWNDLKGQKHRLWLIVPASIVGGLIGGWLLLQTGEKLFRDLVPYLILLASGLLAIQDPVRAWLTRRMAAGQGSQLEKATWLPVTLASVYGGYFGAGLSVIVLSALGLTLEDSLTRLNALKQAVAFSVNIAAAVYFLFSGQVLWSAALVMAIGALIGGWLGGKLAGKIKPSTLRWTVVTIGVIVAIIYFVR from the coding sequence ATGCTCACTCCCCTACACTTCATCCTCATTACCGTCGCCGCGCTTCTGGCTGGCGCGATCAATGCCCTCGCAGGCGGCGGGACGCTCATCACCTTTCCGATGCTGACCTTCCTCGGCGTTCCTGCAGTCTCTGCGAACGTGACCAACACCGTCGCGCTCTGCCCCGGCTATTTCGGCGGGACGCTTGCCCAATGGAACGACCTCAAAGGACAGAAGCACAGGTTATGGCTGATCGTTCCCGCCAGCATCGTGGGCGGCTTGATCGGCGGCTGGCTGTTACTGCAAACGGGCGAAAAACTCTTCCGAGACCTCGTCCCCTACCTCATCCTGCTGGCTTCGGGTCTGCTGGCAATTCAAGACCCCGTCCGCGCGTGGTTGACCAGGCGCATGGCGGCGGGACAAGGCTCGCAATTGGAAAAAGCCACCTGGCTGCCTGTTACGCTGGCTTCGGTCTACGGCGGATATTTCGGCGCGGGATTGAGCGTGATCGTACTCTCCGCCCTGGGTTTGACGCTCGAAGACTCGCTTACGCGTCTGAACGCGCTCAAGCAGGCGGTGGCATTCTCAGTCAATATCGCCGCTGCGGTCTATTTCCTGTTCTCAGGACAGGTGTTGTGGTCCGCGGCGCTGGTGATGGCGATCGGCGCATTGATCGGCGGCTGGCTGGGCGGGAAACTGGCAGGCAAGATAAAACCGTCCACGCTGAGGTGGACGGTGGTGACGATCGGCGTGATCGTGGCGATCATTTATTTTGTGCGGTAA
- a CDS encoding ABC transporter ATP-binding protein: protein MLKIQNLSASYHGHQVLHDVSFNVNNGEVLALIGPNGAGKSTIIRAASGVIPSTGQVRTNGDDFHALDPMQRARYMAVVPQAISLPPAFTVWETVLMGRTPYLGFLGHASSLDEELARGALSRVHALAFADRRVGELSGGEVQRILLARALCQSTPILLLDEPTAHLDLQYQVSLLELIRELARDEHLAVLIALHDLNLAARYADRVALLVGGHLKAIGKPRDVLTPEAISQAYCLPVNVVEHPFMDAPLVLPK from the coding sequence ATGCTAAAAATCCAAAACCTCTCCGCTTCCTATCACGGACATCAAGTCTTGCACGATGTTTCCTTCAATGTCAACAACGGCGAAGTGCTGGCGCTCATCGGTCCGAACGGCGCGGGCAAATCCACCATCATCCGCGCGGCAAGCGGCGTGATCCCGTCCACCGGGCAAGTCCGCACCAACGGCGACGACTTCCATGCGCTTGATCCGATGCAGCGCGCGCGCTACATGGCGGTCGTCCCGCAGGCGATCTCCCTGCCGCCCGCGTTTACGGTCTGGGAGACGGTCTTGATGGGACGTACACCCTATCTCGGATTTCTCGGTCACGCCTCATCCCTTGACGAGGAACTGGCTCGGGGAGCCCTGAGCCGAGTCCACGCTTTGGCATTCGCGGACCGCCGCGTGGGCGAACTCTCCGGCGGAGAGGTGCAGCGTATCCTGCTCGCCCGCGCTCTTTGTCAGTCCACGCCGATCCTTTTGCTCGACGAACCGACCGCGCATCTCGATCTGCAATATCAAGTCAGTTTGTTGGAATTGATCCGTGAACTCGCGCGGGACGAACATCTCGCCGTGCTGATCGCCCTGCATGACCTCAATCTCGCCGCCCGTTACGCGGACCGGGTTGCCCTGCTCGTTGGCGGTCATCTCAAAGCCATCGGCAAGCCGCGCGACGTGCTCACCCCCGAAGCGATCTCACAGGCATACTGCCTGCCCGTAAACGTGGTGGAGCATCCCTTCATGGATGCTCCACTGGTGCTGCCGAAATGA
- a CDS encoding GNAT family N-acetyltransferase: MTVTIRKLDSQSIHQVDKLDRKFTVNSKLVLGMEDGRLTYSVVPVTPYEKEIPVDDVDASTFVESGEKAIFFADVDGQLAGQVKVISWWNGFAYIDDLIVNPEFRGLGVGQALMGEAIQWSKAKRFPGIMLETQDDNVPACQLYQKCGFVLGGFDQYTFKNTKPNETALYWYLIF, from the coding sequence ATGACAGTTACAATCCGTAAACTCGATTCGCAATCCATCCATCAAGTGGACAAGCTCGACCGTAAGTTCACGGTGAATTCCAAACTTGTGTTGGGCATGGAAGATGGAAGGCTGACCTATTCAGTTGTGCCTGTCACGCCATATGAAAAGGAAATCCCTGTTGACGACGTGGATGCATCCACGTTTGTAGAAAGCGGTGAGAAAGCCATCTTCTTCGCCGATGTGGACGGTCAACTTGCGGGGCAGGTCAAGGTTATTTCGTGGTGGAATGGATTTGCCTACATCGACGATCTCATTGTCAACCCTGAATTCCGCGGTTTGGGCGTGGGACAGGCTTTGATGGGTGAAGCAATTCAATGGTCGAAGGCGAAGCGCTTTCCTGGCATCATGCTCGAAACGCAGGATGACAACGTCCCCGCCTGTCAGTTGTATCAAAAATGCGGTTTTGTCCTTGGCGGCTTTGATCAATATACATTCAAAAATACCAAGCCGAATGAGACTGCTTTGTATTGGTATTTGATATTTTGA
- a CDS encoding iron ABC transporter permease, translated as MRKLILSSFLFLGFAIVLSLAIGSVFISPAELWDILRGAGEKTYTFIVWNIRLPRTVLIALTGAALSGSGAAYQGLFRNPLADPFLIGVASGAGLGAVIAMSIQWPYSFWGLMAIPMSAFLAALLTVFIVYALARVGRTVPTTNLILAGVAFSSFATSLTSFLMLRSTSEVRRALGWLLGGASQSGWTAVLAMLPYLAIGLGILLFSGYRLNLLQFGDDQAQQLGLNVTRSKTILLVAASLATAAAVAFSGIIGFIGLIVPHIMRLWFGGDYRRLIPLSIVGGASALLVADVIARVVLAPQEIPVGIVTALVGAPFFLWVLRRVKNQGYW; from the coding sequence ATGCGCAAGCTCATTCTTTCCTCCTTCCTCTTCCTTGGGTTTGCCATCGTCCTTAGTCTGGCGATCGGCTCCGTTTTCATTTCCCCTGCCGAATTGTGGGACATCCTGCGCGGAGCGGGCGAGAAGACCTATACTTTCATCGTGTGGAACATCCGCCTGCCGCGCACGGTTCTGATCGCACTGACAGGCGCAGCATTGAGCGGGAGCGGCGCGGCGTATCAGGGATTGTTCCGCAATCCGCTGGCAGACCCGTTCCTGATCGGCGTCGCATCAGGCGCGGGGTTGGGCGCAGTGATCGCCATGTCCATTCAGTGGCCCTATTCGTTCTGGGGTTTGATGGCAATTCCGATGTCCGCTTTTCTTGCGGCGTTGCTGACCGTGTTCATTGTTTACGCTCTCGCGCGTGTTGGACGTACGGTTCCCACCACGAATTTAATCCTGGCAGGCGTGGCGTTCTCTTCCTTTGCCACGTCCCTGACTTCCTTCCTGATGCTGCGCTCGACCAGTGAAGTCCGCCGCGCGTTGGGCTGGCTGTTGGGCGGCGCAAGCCAGTCCGGCTGGACGGCTGTCCTTGCGATGCTGCCGTATCTTGCGATCGGTTTGGGAATTCTACTTTTCAGCGGCTACCGCCTCAACCTGCTGCAATTCGGCGATGACCAGGCTCAACAACTCGGACTCAACGTCACGCGCTCGAAGACCATCCTGCTGGTGGCGGCTTCCCTTGCGACGGCGGCGGCGGTGGCATTTTCCGGTATCATCGGCTTCATCGGGCTGATCGTCCCGCACATCATGCGCCTGTGGTTCGGCGGGGACTATCGCCGCCTCATCCCGTTGTCCATTGTCGGCGGTGCGTCCGCCTTGCTGGTCGCGGATGTGATTGCGCGGGTGGTGCTTGCGCCGCAAGAGATTCCTGTCGGCATCGTCACTGCATTGGTCGGCGCACCCTTCTTTTTATGGGTCCTGCGCCGTGTGAAAAATCAAGGATATTGGTAG
- a CDS encoding cobalamin-binding protein — MFRKTLVLTLLIVLLTACAPQSVATSGLTFTDGLGREVVLPGPAQRVVSVAPSNTEILFAIGAGAQVVGRDEFSDYPAEAASLPSIGGSMGEFSAEAIVALEPDLVLAAEINTPELVKQLEDLGLTVYYLSNPTTLEEMYVNLEIVGQLTGHDVSALVESLKERVAAVDEKIAPLSFRPNVFYEIDATDPTKPWTYGPGTFGDLLIERAGGFNIASSAADPYPQWSLEQIVVANPSVIVLGDAMWGVTPESVKERAGWESIVAVQDGNIFPIDDNLISRPGPRLVDGLEALAKILHPGAFE, encoded by the coding sequence ATGTTTCGCAAGACCCTGGTTTTAACTTTACTGATCGTACTTCTGACAGCATGTGCGCCTCAATCTGTGGCGACAAGCGGGTTGACGTTCACGGACGGGCTTGGTCGTGAAGTGGTGCTCCCAGGACCCGCACAGCGCGTGGTCTCGGTTGCGCCGTCCAACACGGAGATCCTTTTTGCGATCGGCGCAGGCGCACAGGTGGTCGGACGGGACGAGTTTTCGGATTATCCCGCTGAAGCCGCATCGCTTCCCAGCATTGGCGGTTCGATGGGTGAGTTCAGCGCGGAAGCCATCGTTGCGCTCGAACCCGACCTTGTGCTTGCCGCCGAGATCAACACGCCGGAACTGGTCAAACAATTGGAAGATTTGGGTTTGACCGTGTATTATTTGAGCAACCCGACCACGCTGGAGGAGATGTACGTCAATCTGGAGATCGTCGGTCAACTCACCGGACACGACGTGAGCGCACTGGTCGAATCGCTCAAAGAACGTGTGGCGGCGGTGGATGAAAAGATCGCGCCGCTCAGCTTCCGCCCGAATGTGTTCTATGAAATTGACGCCACCGACCCGACCAAACCGTGGACGTATGGTCCCGGAACGTTCGGTGATCTGCTGATCGAACGCGCCGGCGGCTTTAACATTGCCAGCAGTGCGGCGGACCCGTATCCGCAGTGGAGTTTGGAACAGATCGTGGTCGCCAACCCATCCGTTATTGTCCTTGGCGATGCGATGTGGGGTGTGACGCCTGAATCTGTGAAGGAACGCGCGGGCTGGGAAAGTATCGTCGCCGTACAGGACGGCAATATCTTCCCCATTGACGACAACTTGATCAGCCGTCCCGGTCCGCGTTTGGTGGATGGTCTCGAAGCGCTGGCGAAGATACTGCATCCGGGTGCGTTCGAGTAA
- a CDS encoding NAD(P)H-binding protein: MTDKLILVTGATGYIASRLIPQLLERGYHVRALARQPERLRSRRWFSQVEMVRGDVMDAASLAPALTGVHTAYYLIHNMSSGHGYTSIELEGARNFASAAEEAGVEHIIYLGGLADPEQHIAPHMRSRIETGVTLRKGSVPVTEFRAGVIAGEGSISFEMIRFMTELFPVIPGPAWLRNRSQPIAAQNIVDYLLAALTNPNGRGRVFEIGGPDTFSYQDLMKKYAEARGHKRRMLLIPGIPVWFMAFGIDLMTPVPYPIAYALVGGLSSDSMVQHDGARETFPEVRLIDFESAVRETLRRLHPLEVEQVWDDDRDASLKHEGFFILHRKDKKAGEFVHKKFSFGEEWSNGRTLYFAPFGTRGFLYWFVRRLWW, from the coding sequence ATGACCGATAAACTCATCCTCGTCACCGGCGCGACCGGTTACATTGCCAGCCGTTTGATTCCCCAACTGCTCGAACGCGGATACCATGTCCGCGCACTGGCACGCCAGCCGGAACGGCTCAGATCACGCCGATGGTTCTCTCAAGTGGAAATGGTGCGCGGGGATGTGATGGACGCCGCCTCTCTTGCTCCCGCATTGACGGGAGTCCATACCGCTTATTACCTCATTCATAACATGTCTTCGGGGCATGGATACACGTCCATCGAACTCGAAGGCGCGCGCAACTTCGCATCCGCGGCGGAAGAGGCGGGTGTGGAACACATCATCTATCTGGGCGGGCTGGCAGACCCTGAACAGCACATCGCGCCGCACATGCGTTCGCGCATCGAAACCGGCGTGACATTACGGAAGGGGAGTGTGCCTGTCACTGAATTCCGCGCGGGTGTGATCGCGGGCGAAGGGAGCATTTCGTTCGAGATGATCCGCTTTATGACCGAATTGTTCCCGGTCATCCCCGGTCCTGCCTGGCTGAGGAACAGGTCACAGCCGATTGCGGCGCAGAACATTGTGGATTATTTACTGGCGGCATTGACCAATCCCAACGGGCGCGGTCGGGTCTTCGAGATCGGCGGACCGGATACATTTTCCTATCAGGACTTGATGAAGAAGTATGCCGAGGCGCGCGGTCACAAACGCAGGATGCTCTTAATCCCCGGCATTCCGGTCTGGTTCATGGCGTTCGGCATCGACCTGATGACGCCGGTGCCGTATCCGATCGCGTACGCACTGGTCGGCGGGCTGTCCAGTGACAGCATGGTCCAGCACGACGGGGCGAGGGAAACCTTCCCGGAGGTCAGGCTGATCGATTTTGAGTCAGCCGTCCGCGAGACGTTGAGGCGTTTGCATCCGCTGGAGGTGGAACAGGTTTGGGATGATGATCGGGATGCTTCGCTCAAGCATGAGGGCTTTTTCATCCTGCACCGGAAGGACAAAAAGGCGGGAGAGTTCGTCCACAAGAAATTTTCCTTCGGGGAAGAATGGAGCAATGGGCGGACGTTGTACTTTGCGCCGTTCGGGACGCGCGGCTTTTTGTATTGGTTCGTGCGCCGTCTTTGGTGGTAG